One Pseudonocardia abyssalis DNA segment encodes these proteins:
- a CDS encoding response regulator transcription factor: MSPRVLIVEDDDLIGPSLQRALEASGYIAERVGDGATALPRVRDGAVDLVLLDLGLPDTDGIDLARAMLTSRPGLPIVMLTARAEEADVVTGLHAGAVDYVTKPFRLAELLARVHAHLRAAREHDEQGRVIGVGDLRVDVAARRAWTAGGEVELRAREFDLLARLVRSAGEVVTREQLMSDVWDEHWNGSTKTLDVHVASLRRRLGEEPGMPSRITALRGVGYRLETPMIRI; encoded by the coding sequence GTGAGCCCCCGGGTGTTGATCGTGGAGGACGACGACCTGATCGGTCCCAGCCTGCAGCGGGCGCTCGAGGCCAGTGGCTACATCGCCGAGCGCGTGGGCGACGGCGCCACCGCGCTGCCCCGGGTCCGCGACGGTGCCGTCGACCTCGTGCTGCTCGATCTCGGCCTGCCCGACACCGACGGGATCGACCTGGCCCGGGCGATGCTCACCAGCAGGCCAGGGTTGCCGATCGTCATGTTGACCGCCCGGGCCGAGGAGGCGGACGTCGTCACCGGCCTGCACGCCGGGGCGGTGGACTACGTCACCAAGCCGTTCCGGCTCGCCGAGCTGCTCGCGCGGGTCCACGCACACCTGCGCGCCGCCCGGGAACACGACGAACAGGGCCGGGTCATCGGGGTCGGGGACCTGCGGGTCGACGTCGCCGCCCGGCGGGCCTGGACCGCGGGCGGTGAGGTCGAGCTGCGCGCCAGGGAGTTCGACCTGCTGGCACGGTTGGTCCGCTCGGCCGGGGAGGTCGTCACGCGCGAGCAACTCATGTCCGACGTCTGGGACGAGCACTGGAACGGCTCGACGAAGACCCTCGACGTGCACGTGGCCAGCCTGCGCCGACGCCTGGGTGAGGAGCCGGGCATGCCCAGCCGGATCACCGCCCTGCGCGGCGTCGGCTACCGGCTGGAGACCCCCATGATCCGGATATGA
- a CDS encoding IS4 family transposase, with product MAGGCFAPGHLGELTRIVPFEMVDAALVETHSVQRRLRLLPSRVVVYLLLAAGLFTEIGWSQVWARLCTGLDGLGVATPSASALAAARARVGVAPLRVLFDLLRGAETGCVQIGAARAARPGVFWRGRLVTAVDGTILCCPDTPANLTEFSKGGSSHGTTTGYPMVRVLALVACGTRTIIDAVFGTDRVGELGYAPQLLASTRAGMIVLADRNFAAADWITALAATGADVLVRVKNHRRLPICRTLADGSSVSRIGRVEVRVVTAKVTITTSDSARTETYRLVTTVLDPDVPAVEIVGLYHERWEIETCFAELKSTSLGGRVLRSRTPTGVAQEIYALLITYQVLRIAISDTTLHRADVDPDRGSFTVARHAARDQLIAAAGIIADTVLDLVGTIGRHVLDQLLPARRVRTNPRVVKRAISKYVASTAKGRHRGPSRPALITIEIEPILTAQPPD from the coding sequence GTGGCCGGTGGGTGTTTCGCTCCTGGTCATCTGGGCGAGTTGACCCGGATTGTGCCCTTCGAGATGGTCGATGCCGCGTTGGTCGAGACCCACAGCGTGCAGCGGCGGCTGCGGTTGTTGCCCTCGCGGGTGGTGGTCTACCTCCTGCTCGCGGCCGGGTTGTTCACCGAGATCGGCTGGTCACAGGTCTGGGCGCGGCTGTGCACGGGCCTGGACGGGCTGGGGGTGGCCACCCCGAGCGCGAGCGCGTTGGCCGCCGCCCGAGCCCGGGTGGGGGTGGCGCCGTTGCGGGTGCTGTTCGACCTGCTGCGCGGCGCCGAGACCGGCTGTGTGCAGATCGGCGCCGCCCGCGCCGCCCGCCCGGGAGTGTTCTGGCGGGGCCGGTTGGTCACCGCGGTGGACGGCACCATCCTGTGCTGCCCGGACACCCCGGCGAACCTGACCGAGTTCAGCAAGGGCGGCAGCTCGCACGGCACCACCACCGGCTATCCGATGGTGCGGGTTCTGGCGCTGGTGGCGTGCGGCACCCGCACGATCATCGACGCGGTGTTCGGCACCGACCGGGTCGGTGAACTCGGCTACGCCCCACAGCTGCTCGCATCGACCCGGGCCGGGATGATCGTGCTCGCCGACCGCAACTTCGCCGCCGCCGACTGGATCACCGCACTGGCCGCGACCGGCGCGGACGTGCTGGTCCGGGTCAAGAACCACCGCCGACTCCCGATCTGCCGCACGCTGGCCGACGGGTCGTCGGTGTCCCGGATCGGCCGGGTCGAGGTCCGAGTGGTCACCGCCAAGGTCACGATCACCACCAGCGACAGCGCCCGGACCGAGACCTACCGGCTGGTCACCACCGTGCTCGACCCCGACGTGCCCGCGGTCGAGATCGTCGGGCTCTACCACGAACGCTGGGAGATCGAGACCTGCTTCGCCGAGCTCAAGTCCACCAGCCTGGGCGGGCGGGTCCTGCGCTCACGCACCCCGACCGGGGTCGCCCAGGAGATCTACGCCCTGCTGATCACCTACCAGGTGCTGCGGATCGCGATCAGCGACACCACTCTGCACCGAGCCGACGTCGATCCCGACCGCGGTAGCTTCACCGTCGCCCGCCACGCCGCCCGTGACCAGCTCATCGCCGCCGCCGGCATCATCGCCGACACCGTGCTCGACCTCGTCGGCACGATCGGCCGCCACGTCCTGGACCAGCTCCTGCCCGCCCGCCGAGTCCGAACCAACCCGCGCGTGGTCAAACGCGCGATCTCCAAGTACGTCGCCAGCACCGCCAAAGGCCGCCACCGCGGCCCCAGCCGCCCCGCGCTGATCACCATCGAGATAGAACCGATCTTGACAGCCCAGCCACCGGACTAA
- a CDS encoding ferredoxin reductase family protein — translation MSSVLDAPVHARAEFRHRREHRNGTASLLLALGGVNVGIVLALGVSRLGIDAAAPGGLALWGGRMTGLLAEVFVLAQVLLAARVPWLEAAVGQDRLLRWHRALGPATLAAVLAHPVLIAVAYSARDGSGWWSQLWTLGGDYLDATVAVGLLLVAAVVSVGAVRRFLPYEGWHLLHLGTYAAVLLAFGHQLDAGTVVLDGPVLRAWWAAQLVIVLAAVLIYRVVLPMWRTARHRVRVDAVVAEAPGVVSVHLRGRDLDRLAIRGGQFLRWRFLTADGWWRSHPFSVSAVPGGDGMRLTARLVGEGTAALARLRPGTRVAFEGPYGVLTRDARTRPRVLLVGAGSGIAPIRALLEDLPRDVDAVVVQRASTVADAVLHGELRRIAAARPAVRVHLVTGPRGPATSPGRSLGPAQLLAMVPDIGQREAYLCGPPGLTADLVATLRGLGVAPAHLHSETFHL, via the coding sequence ATGTCGAGCGTGCTCGATGCACCCGTGCATGCACGGGCGGAGTTCCGCCATCGCCGCGAGCACCGGAACGGGACCGCGAGCCTGCTGCTCGCGCTGGGTGGAGTGAACGTCGGCATCGTGCTGGCCCTCGGGGTCTCCCGCCTGGGTATCGATGCGGCCGCACCAGGCGGGCTGGCCCTGTGGGGCGGCCGGATGACCGGGTTGCTGGCCGAGGTGTTCGTGCTGGCGCAGGTGCTGCTCGCGGCCCGGGTGCCGTGGCTGGAGGCGGCCGTCGGCCAGGACCGGCTGCTGCGCTGGCATCGCGCGCTGGGCCCGGCGACCCTGGCCGCGGTGCTCGCCCACCCGGTGCTGATCGCGGTGGCCTACAGCGCCCGGGACGGCAGCGGATGGTGGTCGCAGCTGTGGACGCTGGGCGGCGACTACCTCGACGCGACGGTCGCCGTCGGGCTGCTGCTGGTGGCCGCGGTGGTATCAGTCGGGGCGGTGCGCCGGTTCCTGCCCTACGAGGGCTGGCACCTGCTGCACCTGGGCACCTACGCCGCGGTGCTGCTGGCGTTCGGTCACCAGCTCGACGCCGGCACCGTGGTGCTGGACGGCCCGGTGCTGCGGGCCTGGTGGGCCGCGCAACTCGTCATCGTGCTCGCCGCGGTGCTGATCTACCGGGTCGTGCTGCCGATGTGGCGCACGGCGCGTCACCGGGTCCGGGTCGACGCCGTGGTGGCTGAGGCCCCGGGCGTGGTGTCGGTGCATCTGCGCGGGCGTGACCTCGACCGGCTCGCCATCCGCGGCGGGCAGTTCCTGCGCTGGCGGTTCCTGACCGCGGACGGCTGGTGGCGCAGCCACCCGTTCAGCGTGTCCGCAGTACCCGGCGGGGACGGGATGCGGCTGACGGCGCGTCTGGTCGGCGAGGGCACCGCGGCGCTGGCCCGGCTGCGGCCGGGAACCCGCGTGGCCTTCGAGGGCCCCTACGGCGTGCTGACCCGCGACGCCCGCACCCGCCCCCGGGTCCTGCTGGTGGGGGCCGGCTCCGGGATCGCACCGATCCGGGCGCTGCTGGAAGACCTGCCGCGCGACGTCGACGCAGTGGTGGTGCAGCGCGCGTCCACCGTCGCCGACGCCGTCCTGCACGGCGAGCTGCGGCGGATCGCAGCCGCCCGCCCGGCGGTGCGGGTGCACCTGGTCACCGGGCCGCGCGGACCGGCGACCTCGCCCGGCCGGTCACTGGGACCGGCGCAGCTCCTCGCGATGGTCCCGGACATCGGGCAGCGCGAGGCCTACCTATGCGGGCCGCCCGGCCTGACCGCCGACCTCGTCGCGACGCTGCGCGGCCTGGGCGTCGCGCCCGCACACCTGCACTCCGAGACGTTCCACCTGTGA
- a CDS encoding FMN-binding protein yields MHPVRTTVVGVAAGLAIALPILTTYGALTGAADPVARVVVSAPAVPGAPTTSASPAPAVVVATGPVVRNDYGPVQVEVTLTGDRITAVRAVALPTGGTSGEISRYAEPRLAQQALDRQGSGIDTVSGATYTSAGYRSSLQAALDAARAPATTAGGGA; encoded by the coding sequence ATGCATCCCGTCCGCACCACCGTGGTCGGCGTCGCCGCCGGCCTGGCGATCGCACTCCCGATCCTGACGACCTACGGGGCGCTCACCGGTGCCGCGGACCCGGTGGCGCGGGTGGTGGTGAGCGCCCCGGCGGTGCCCGGTGCGCCGACCACCTCGGCGTCCCCGGCCCCGGCTGTCGTGGTGGCGACGGGGCCGGTCGTGCGCAACGACTACGGCCCGGTCCAGGTCGAGGTGACCCTCACCGGTGACCGGATCACCGCTGTGCGGGCCGTGGCGCTGCCGACCGGTGGGACGTCCGGGGAGATCAGCCGCTACGCCGAGCCCCGGCTGGCGCAGCAGGCCCTCGACCGGCAGGGCTCCGGGATCGACACCGTGTCCGGGGCCACCTACACCAGCGCCGGGTACCGGAGCAGCCTGCAGGCCGCGCTCGACGCGGCCCGCGCCCCCGCGACCACTGCCGGGGGTGGAGCGTGA
- a CDS encoding FAD:protein FMN transferase: MTGVVHVEHVMGTVVTVDLRGPADLRGAAGSAAAVAAAMNVLHETDRILSPWKPGSDVSRLRAGLFARGEGHPWTGEVDEQCRRARDLTRGWFDPWRMPGGYDPTGLVKGWAAQRAAAELTARGCTDHAVNAGGDVCVRGTADPAGAPGWRIGVVDPHDRTRILDTVTVCGGAVATSGGYERGSLAVDPRSGGVVTRLASATVVGPDLGLADALATAASAAGPAALDWLDTVADYDALLVTIDGDTLVTPGWARRAAPIGPGSRSYSAS, from the coding sequence GTGACGGGTGTGGTGCACGTCGAGCACGTCATGGGCACGGTCGTCACCGTCGATCTGCGCGGTCCGGCCGATCTGCGCGGTGCGGCCGGCTCGGCAGCCGCGGTCGCCGCCGCGATGAACGTCCTGCACGAGACCGACCGCATCCTGAGCCCGTGGAAGCCCGGCAGCGACGTGAGCCGGCTCCGGGCCGGGCTGTTCGCCCGGGGAGAGGGCCATCCCTGGACGGGGGAGGTCGACGAGCAGTGCCGGCGGGCCCGGGACCTGACCCGGGGATGGTTCGATCCGTGGCGCATGCCCGGTGGCTACGACCCGACCGGGTTGGTGAAGGGCTGGGCCGCGCAGCGCGCCGCCGCGGAACTCACCGCCCGCGGGTGCACCGACCATGCGGTCAACGCCGGCGGTGATGTCTGCGTGCGCGGCACCGCGGACCCGGCCGGCGCGCCGGGATGGCGGATCGGGGTCGTCGACCCGCACGACCGGACCCGCATCCTCGACACCGTCACGGTGTGTGGCGGGGCCGTGGCCACCTCCGGCGGGTACGAGCGCGGCTCGCTCGCCGTCGATCCCCGCAGCGGCGGAGTGGTCACCAGGCTGGCCTCGGCCACTGTCGTCGGTCCCGACCTCGGCCTCGCCGACGCCCTCGCCACCGCCGCGTCCGCGGCCGGCCCGGCCGCCCTCGACTGGCTCGACACCGTCGCCGACTACGACGCGCTTCTCGTCACCATCGACGGGGACACGCTGGTCACGCCCGGATGGGCCCGGCGGGCCGCCCCGATCGGTCCGGGTTCCCGGTCGTACTCAGCGTCCTGA
- a CDS encoding YggT family protein has translation MTVIGVLLGTLLLIFQVALFARLVVDWAGVLAGGPEPGWRRGARRATHAVTEPVLAPVRRVLRPVRIGSVGLDLAFPVVFLAVVLLRQLVLTL, from the coding sequence ATGACCGTCATCGGAGTCCTGCTGGGTACGCTGTTGCTGATCTTCCAGGTCGCCCTGTTCGCCCGGCTCGTCGTCGACTGGGCCGGCGTGCTGGCCGGCGGGCCGGAGCCCGGGTGGCGGCGCGGGGCCCGCCGCGCCACCCACGCCGTCACCGAGCCGGTGCTCGCGCCGGTGCGCCGTGTGCTGCGCCCGGTCCGGATCGGGTCGGTCGGCCTGGACCTGGCCTTCCCCGTCGTGTTCCTCGCGGTGGTCCTGCTACGTCAGCTCGTGCTGACCCTGTGA
- a CDS encoding phosphodiester glycosidase family protein translates to MTITAPPRPTTPPPPPPRHRRSPRRARWIVAALVALMIWPSVSYTQALAYPGNASFTVRTVEWVRDNGGGGLVDLIENYWYAQGPSARTPDPAGLPAAGAATAPVGPAAPPAALAALPGAAPVRGEGVWVAGAPSSTGAPAVYTTFVRPDAQHPSVVAGVARIDQNLVRTQVIAGTRQPTGSAGPEGAQVPPSMRPALVATFNSGFKMKDAHGGYFADGRTSVSLRDGAASLVIHRDGTATIGQWGRDVTAGPDVVAVRQNLDLIIDNGAPVAGLDTNAGGTWGSARNQLQYTWRSGLGVDTAGNLIYVGGQDLTLATLADALSKAGAVTAMELDIHDQMVDMFTYTHAAGGALTPTKLLPSMPGPNDRYLTPDQRDFVAVTLR, encoded by the coding sequence ATGACCATCACCGCTCCGCCACGGCCGACCACCCCACCCCCACCGCCGCCGCGGCACCGACGGTCCCCGAGGCGGGCCCGCTGGATCGTCGCCGCGCTCGTCGCGCTGATGATCTGGCCGTCGGTGTCCTACACCCAGGCGTTGGCCTACCCCGGCAACGCGAGCTTCACCGTGCGCACCGTCGAGTGGGTGCGCGACAACGGCGGGGGTGGGCTGGTCGACCTGATCGAGAACTACTGGTACGCGCAAGGGCCGTCGGCCCGAACACCTGACCCCGCGGGGCTGCCGGCAGCCGGCGCGGCCACGGCGCCGGTCGGGCCCGCCGCACCCCCCGCCGCCCTGGCGGCGCTGCCCGGAGCGGCGCCGGTCCGCGGCGAGGGCGTGTGGGTGGCGGGCGCCCCGTCGAGCACCGGCGCACCGGCGGTGTACACGACGTTCGTCCGGCCCGATGCGCAGCACCCGAGCGTGGTCGCCGGGGTCGCGCGCATCGACCAGAACCTCGTCCGCACCCAGGTCATCGCCGGGACCCGTCAACCCACCGGATCCGCCGGCCCGGAGGGAGCCCAGGTACCGCCGTCGATGCGACCGGCCCTGGTCGCGACGTTCAACTCCGGGTTCAAGATGAAGGACGCCCACGGCGGCTACTTCGCCGACGGCCGCACCTCGGTCTCACTGCGTGACGGCGCCGCGTCGCTGGTGATTCACCGCGACGGCACGGCGACCATCGGCCAGTGGGGCCGCGACGTCACCGCCGGGCCCGACGTGGTCGCGGTCCGCCAGAACCTCGACCTCATCATCGACAACGGAGCACCCGTCGCCGGACTGGACACCAACGCCGGCGGAACCTGGGGAAGTGCGCGCAACCAGCTGCAATACACCTGGCGCTCCGGTCTCGGCGTCGACACCGCCGGCAACCTGATCTACGTCGGCGGCCAGGACCTGACCCTCGCCACCCTCGCCGACGCACTGAGCAAGGCCGGCGCCGTCACCGCGATGGAACTCGACATCCACGACCAGATGGTCGACATGTTCACCTACACCCACGCCGCCGGCGGCGCGCTGACCCCGACGAAGCTGCTGCCCAGCATGCCCGGCCCGAACGACCGGTACCTGACGCCCGACCAGCGCGACTTCGTCGCCGTCACCCTGCGCTGA
- a CDS encoding DedA family protein, protein MSLALLDPATLIATFGAIGIFVILFAETGLLVGFFLPGDSLLFTAGLLSSSAAAGAALSLPWVLLAAAGGALVGAQTGYLIGRRAGTALREGSPRPGLLAAMDRSRRLLDRYGHRRAIVLARFIPVVRTVLNPMAGALGTPARVFVRWQVIGGLLWTVGLVLAGYALGNTVPGVDRYLLPVVALIVTVSLLPLAVEIVKRRRGTPEAGR, encoded by the coding sequence ATGTCCCTCGCCCTCCTCGACCCCGCCACCCTGATCGCGACGTTCGGCGCCATCGGGATCTTCGTGATCCTGTTCGCCGAGACCGGCCTGCTGGTCGGCTTCTTCCTCCCCGGCGACTCCCTGCTGTTCACCGCGGGCCTGCTCAGCTCCTCGGCCGCCGCAGGCGCGGCCTTGTCCCTACCGTGGGTACTGCTTGCCGCCGCCGGTGGCGCCCTGGTCGGGGCCCAGACCGGCTACCTCATCGGTCGCAGGGCGGGCACGGCGCTGCGCGAAGGCTCCCCCCGCCCGGGCCTGCTCGCCGCCATGGACCGCTCCCGGCGGCTCCTCGACCGCTACGGCCACCGCCGCGCCATCGTGCTCGCCCGCTTCATCCCCGTTGTCCGCACCGTCCTCAACCCGATGGCCGGAGCGCTCGGCACACCGGCCCGGGTGTTCGTGCGCTGGCAGGTGATCGGCGGGCTGCTGTGGACCGTCGGGCTGGTTCTCGCCGGATACGCCCTGGGCAACACCGTCCCGGGCGTCGACCGGTACCTGCTCCCCGTGGTCGCGCTGATCGTCACGGTGTCCCTGCTGCCGCTCGCCGTCGAGATCGTGAAGCGTCGGCGCGGGACACCGGAGGCCGGCCGATGA
- a CDS encoding phosphatase PAP2 family protein, whose amino-acid sequence MTPRPDILAPAGSATVLVLAAASVTDDVVERNGITGIDQPVLDWFVMHRGPVESVAATVITNLGGTLAMTVLAAVVALWAVSRRHWGRLAFLLAATGTAGALVMAIKALVGRVRPPQSVQLVAETTASFPSGHTLGSAVVILTVAGVLLKGTRSAGVRATTVVAAVSAVLMIGLSRLYLGVHWATDVLAGWLLGGAVVAGLVAVAALHRTYRVAGPRRPWSGPAPFPPTAVDGAVA is encoded by the coding sequence ATGACGCCACGTCCCGACATCCTGGCCCCGGCCGGATCGGCCACCGTGCTCGTCCTCGCTGCAGCCTCGGTGACCGACGATGTCGTGGAAAGGAACGGGATCACCGGCATCGACCAGCCGGTGCTGGACTGGTTCGTCATGCATCGGGGTCCCGTCGAATCGGTGGCGGCCACGGTGATCACCAACCTGGGCGGCACCCTCGCCATGACTGTGCTGGCCGCGGTGGTGGCGCTGTGGGCGGTGTCCCGCCGGCATTGGGGCCGGCTAGCGTTTCTCCTCGCTGCGACCGGTACGGCGGGTGCGCTCGTCATGGCGATCAAGGCGCTGGTCGGCCGCGTCCGGCCACCCCAGTCGGTCCAACTCGTCGCGGAGACGACCGCGTCCTTCCCATCCGGACACACCCTCGGATCGGCGGTGGTCATCCTTACCGTGGCCGGCGTGCTGCTGAAGGGAACCCGCAGCGCAGGCGTACGGGCCACGACGGTCGTCGCGGCGGTGTCAGCGGTGTTGATGATCGGGCTGAGCCGGCTCTACCTCGGTGTGCACTGGGCCACCGACGTCCTGGCGGGATGGTTGCTGGGCGGTGCGGTGGTGGCCGGGCTCGTCGCGGTGGCAGCGCTGCACCGCACGTACCGGGTTGCCGGTCCGAGAAGGCCCTGGTCCGGCCCAGCGCCATTCCCTCCCACGGCGGTCGACGGAGCCGTTGCGTGA
- a CDS encoding P-type ATPase yields MPDQATVLRDGAEVVAAPAAIRVGDLMLVLPGERLATDGRITGRPALDLSAITGESVPVEAGPVRRCGQRLGAQEVRVTSTAEDNSLTGIVEVPRRRPDVFDDEAIQVGVGGLELAR; encoded by the coding sequence GTGCCCGATCAGGCCACCGTGCTGCGCGACGGCGCGGAGGTCGTCGCCGCTCCGGCCGCGATCCGGGTCGGGGACCTCATGCTGGTCCTGCCGGGGGAGCGCCTCGCCACCGACGGCCGGATCACAGGCCGCCCCGCGCTGGACCTCTCGGCGATCACCGGGGAGTCCGTACCGGTCGAGGCCGGGCCCGTTCGCCGGTGCGGTCAACGGCTCGGGGCGCAGGAGGTGCGGGTCACCAGTACCGCCGAGGACAACTCGTTGACCGGGATCGTCGAGGTTCCTCGGAGACGTCCCGACGTGTTCGATGACGAGGCGATTCAGGTCGGGGTCGGTGGCCTCGAACTCGCCCGTTGA
- a CDS encoding HAMP domain-containing sensor histidine kinase — translation MRSRIVTIAVIAATVALVLFGLPLAVAVAQYAEAYKSLDLERQADRAAMRVAATLSDDGVPAADELEDDATLTFLSVYDHDGIYIRGRGPDRPDAYVRAAAQGTPSTGSAGGELIVAVPVTHDGDVVGVVRVSGSRDALLWPVGLAWFGMLGLALVAIGVVWLLARRQAARLARPLDDLSTAARRLGNGDFSVRVPTVEYVEIDAVGSALNRTAVRLDDLLARERAFSADASHQLRTPLTTLRLGLEAALVRPGHDLRSAIHKGLDSAGRIERTVDELLTLARDTHGPVDVLDISLFLREATEPWVTRLGDEGRALRVSVDPQTPPAVASAAAVRQVLAVLLDNALTHGAGPVEVSARDAGDAVGIEVADGGPGITADAANQLFFRRSAAANGHGVGLALARRLAEAEGGHLRLASPAPPVFTLLLPAERAR, via the coding sequence GTGCGGAGCCGGATCGTCACGATCGCGGTGATCGCTGCCACCGTGGCCCTCGTTCTGTTCGGCCTGCCGCTCGCGGTGGCGGTCGCCCAGTACGCCGAGGCGTACAAGTCCCTCGATCTCGAACGCCAGGCCGACCGCGCCGCGATGCGGGTCGCCGCCACACTTTCGGACGACGGGGTCCCTGCGGCCGACGAACTGGAGGACGACGCGACGCTGACGTTCCTGTCCGTCTATGACCACGACGGGATCTACATCCGCGGCCGTGGTCCGGACCGCCCCGACGCGTACGTGCGCGCAGCGGCGCAGGGCACCCCGAGCACCGGGTCCGCAGGCGGCGAGCTGATCGTTGCGGTACCGGTCACCCACGATGGTGATGTGGTCGGTGTCGTGCGGGTGTCGGGCTCCCGGGACGCCTTGCTGTGGCCGGTCGGGCTCGCGTGGTTCGGGATGCTCGGCCTCGCACTCGTGGCGATCGGCGTCGTGTGGCTGCTGGCGCGCAGGCAGGCCGCGCGGCTGGCCCGCCCCCTCGACGATCTGTCGACCGCAGCCCGGCGCCTGGGCAACGGGGACTTCAGCGTGCGGGTGCCCACGGTCGAGTACGTCGAGATCGACGCGGTGGGCAGCGCGCTGAACCGGACTGCCGTCCGGCTCGACGACCTGCTGGCGCGCGAACGGGCCTTCTCCGCCGATGCGTCCCACCAGCTGCGAACGCCGTTGACGACGCTGCGGCTCGGGCTCGAAGCGGCGCTGGTTCGGCCCGGGCACGATCTCCGCTCTGCCATCCACAAGGGGCTGGACTCGGCCGGACGGATCGAGCGCACCGTCGACGAACTCTTGACGCTCGCTCGCGATACCCACGGGCCGGTCGATGTGCTGGACATCTCGCTCTTCCTGCGCGAGGCCACCGAGCCGTGGGTGACGCGGCTGGGAGACGAGGGGCGGGCGCTGCGCGTCAGCGTCGACCCGCAGACGCCGCCTGCCGTGGCGTCGGCCGCGGCAGTACGGCAGGTGCTGGCGGTGCTGCTGGACAACGCGTTGACCCACGGCGCCGGGCCGGTGGAGGTGTCGGCGAGGGATGCCGGCGACGCGGTGGGGATCGAGGTCGCCGACGGCGGGCCGGGGATCACTGCCGACGCGGCGAACCAGCTGTTCTTCCGGCGCTCCGCCGCGGCCAACGGTCACGGGGTCGGCCTCGCCCTGGCCCGGCGGCTTGCCGAGGCGGAGGGCGGTCACCTGCGTCTGGCGAGCCCTGCGCCACCGGTGTTCACCCTGCTGCTGCCGGCCGAACGCGCACGATGA
- a CDS encoding multicopper oxidase family protein produces the protein MAGAGAGVLALGACSGITLAGTSQLGPVTTLGLDAGQVQLDLEGRSVQTWGYNGTVPGPEIRLREGETLRVPLRNGLPDPTTVHWHGISLVNAMDGAPFLTQAPVEPGAGFDYEFVVPEAGTHWYHAHVGHQLDRGLYGALIVEPRHEELSYDREYTLLLDDWRDGLDNRPENPTGHGDHDPTNSPALPADPRERVSFGGRYYPLTLVNTRPPADPCTLDVRLGERIRLRVINTAADTGFRFAIGGHRLTVTHADGMPVQHVTVDAIRIGMGERYDVLIDADAPGAWQVGVMPEGRTGYGRAILRYLDAAGSTAPPPDLHPTELDGRLLTYEDLVNTGKQETPAAGSPDRTFALTLSGTDILADGLDPTEPFLVDSGEWVRFTLRNESMKWHPMHLHGHHFRVSTAGGNGPIKDTAAVPARGGELTFDWRADNPGAWMFHCHNHYHMEDGMMRTVTYRA, from the coding sequence ATGGCCGGCGCCGGCGCGGGAGTTCTCGCGCTGGGCGCCTGCTCCGGCATCACCCTCGCCGGGACGTCCCAGCTCGGGCCGGTCACGACGCTCGGGTTGGACGCCGGGCAGGTCCAGCTCGACCTCGAAGGCAGATCCGTCCAGACCTGGGGCTACAACGGCACCGTCCCGGGACCGGAGATCCGGCTCCGAGAGGGAGAGACCCTCCGTGTCCCGCTGCGCAACGGGCTCCCCGACCCGACGACGGTCCACTGGCACGGCATATCGCTGGTCAACGCGATGGACGGGGCCCCGTTCCTCACGCAGGCGCCGGTCGAGCCGGGCGCCGGTTTCGACTACGAGTTCGTGGTACCCGAGGCCGGCACACACTGGTACCACGCCCATGTCGGGCACCAGCTCGATCGGGGCCTCTACGGTGCCCTGATCGTGGAGCCGCGCCACGAGGAGCTGTCCTACGACCGGGAGTACACGCTGCTGTTGGACGACTGGCGCGACGGGCTCGACAACCGACCCGAGAACCCCACCGGCCACGGCGACCACGACCCGACGAACAGCCCCGCTCTCCCCGCCGATCCCCGCGAGCGCGTCTCCTTCGGCGGCCGCTACTACCCGCTGACCCTCGTCAACACCCGACCCCCGGCCGACCCGTGCACGCTGGACGTGCGCCTCGGCGAGCGAATCCGCCTACGCGTGATCAACACTGCTGCCGACACAGGCTTCCGCTTCGCCATCGGCGGCCACCGGTTGACCGTGACCCACGCCGACGGCATGCCGGTACAGCATGTGACCGTCGACGCCATCCGTATCGGCATGGGCGAGCGCTACGACGTGCTCATCGACGCCGACGCCCCGGGGGCGTGGCAGGTGGGAGTCATGCCGGAGGGACGAACCGGATACGGCCGAGCGATCCTGCGCTACCTCGACGCCGCCGGATCCACCGCACCGCCACCCGACCTGCACCCCACCGAGCTCGACGGGCGACTGCTCACCTACGAGGACCTTGTCAACACGGGCAAGCAGGAGACCCCTGCAGCCGGTTCCCCGGACCGGACGTTCGCCTTGACCCTGTCCGGAACCGACATCCTCGCCGACGGCCTCGACCCCACCGAACCGTTCCTCGTCGACTCCGGCGAGTGGGTGCGCTTCACCCTGCGCAACGAGAGCATGAAGTGGCACCCCATGCACCTGCATGGTCACCATTTCCGGGTGTCCACCGCCGGCGGGAACGGGCCGATCAAGGACACCGCCGCGGTTCCGGCGCGAGGCGGCGAGCTGACGTTCGACTGGCGCGCGGACAATCCGGGCGCCTGGATGTTCCACTGTCACAACCATTATCATATGGAGGACGGAATGATGCGCACCGTCACATACCGGGCCTGA